Proteins from a genomic interval of Nostoc sp. TCL240-02:
- a CDS encoding serine/threonine-protein kinase yields the protein MNRFSQKITNSQESISQQTQLGQMCASKKLFRDRYEILQVLGKGGFGITFLARNAVLPGHPLCVIKQLCPKVTSPQSWQKACARFEKEARTLGQLGSHSQIPMLLDYFQANEEFFLIQEYIPGLTLAQEVRRGGLKSEASVKQFLQELLPVLQYLHKHHVIHRDIKPQNLLRCEYDKRVVLIDFGAVKEQLVDACENSTNQVINTNFIGTRGFAPPEQYSLRPVYASDIYALGVTCIYMLTGKSPLEFDYHPNTGEICWQKEVNITDSFAKTLGKMVKITLDDRFKTVDEVIKALSYDSYLPTLANCLTTQKLNNKSITQYENFNETPDVYIPPVTRTANAIRKWRARLK from the coding sequence ATGAATCGCTTTTCTCAGAAAATAACGAATTCTCAAGAGAGCATTTCACAGCAAACTCAACTTGGTCAGATGTGTGCTTCCAAGAAGCTATTCCGCGATCGCTATGAAATATTGCAAGTTCTAGGTAAAGGTGGTTTTGGCATCACGTTTTTAGCCAGAAATGCCGTATTACCTGGGCATCCTCTGTGCGTCATTAAACAGCTTTGCCCGAAAGTAACTAGTCCCCAAAGTTGGCAAAAGGCATGTGCGCGTTTTGAAAAAGAAGCAAGAACTTTAGGTCAACTCGGTAGTCATTCGCAAATTCCCATGCTGCTAGACTACTTTCAGGCGAATGAGGAGTTTTTTTTAATTCAAGAATACATACCGGGTTTGACTTTAGCCCAAGAAGTGCGGCGAGGTGGGCTCAAAAGTGAAGCCTCGGTGAAACAGTTTTTACAGGAATTATTACCAGTATTACAGTATCTTCATAAACATCATGTGATTCATCGGGATATTAAGCCCCAAAATTTATTGCGGTGTGAGTATGACAAACGGGTAGTGCTGATTGATTTTGGTGCAGTAAAAGAGCAATTAGTTGATGCTTGTGAAAACTCTACCAATCAAGTTATAAATACCAACTTTATTGGAACTAGGGGATTTGCGCCACCAGAACAGTATTCTCTTCGCCCAGTTTATGCCAGTGATATTTATGCACTGGGTGTAACTTGTATTTATATGTTGACTGGTAAAAGTCCTTTAGAATTTGATTACCACCCAAATACTGGTGAGATATGCTGGCAAAAAGAAGTAAATATTACCGATAGTTTCGCCAAAACTTTAGGGAAAATGGTAAAGATTACATTAGACGATCGGTTTAAGACTGTCGATGAAGTAATAAAAGCTTTAAGTTATGACAGCTATTTGCCTACTTTAGCTAACTGTCTAACTACCCAAAAATTAAATAATAAAAGTATTACACAATACGAAAACTTTAACGAAACTCCAGATGTGTACATACCACCAGTTACCAGAACTGCTAATGCTATTCGGAAATGGAGAGCGAGGCTTAAGTAA